One window from the genome of Streptomyces sp. NBC_00091 encodes:
- a CDS encoding SDR family NAD(P)-dependent oxidoreductase, whose translation MSRGVLVTGASRGIGRAVAAAFARQGDRVAVHCSTRHSDAEETLASLDGEGHVLVSGDLADPARVEALAAEAAEALGGVDVLVNNAAAMVPHPLPSTSYADWQAAWQRTAAVNLFGAANLSYCVARRMIDDGRSGHIVNVGSRGAFRGEPDHPAYGATKAALHAFGQSLAVSLAPHGIAVASVAPGFVATERVSDRLGGAEGEQIRAQSPFGRVAAPEEIAAAVLYLASPAAVWSSGTVLDVNGASYLRT comes from the coding sequence ATGAGCCGGGGCGTACTGGTCACCGGCGCGTCCCGGGGCATCGGGCGCGCCGTCGCCGCCGCGTTCGCCCGGCAGGGGGACCGCGTCGCCGTGCACTGTTCCACCCGGCACTCCGACGCCGAGGAGACCCTGGCCTCCCTGGACGGGGAGGGCCACGTCCTGGTCAGCGGGGACCTCGCCGATCCGGCGCGCGTCGAGGCCCTGGCCGCCGAAGCCGCCGAGGCCCTCGGCGGGGTGGACGTCCTCGTGAACAACGCCGCCGCGATGGTCCCGCACCCGCTGCCCTCCACCTCGTACGCGGACTGGCAGGCGGCCTGGCAGCGCACGGCCGCGGTGAACCTGTTCGGCGCCGCCAACCTCAGCTACTGCGTGGCCCGCCGGATGATCGACGACGGGCGGAGCGGCCACATCGTGAACGTCGGCTCGCGCGGCGCGTTCCGCGGCGAGCCCGACCACCCCGCGTACGGCGCCACCAAGGCCGCCCTGCACGCCTTCGGCCAGTCCCTGGCGGTCTCCCTCGCGCCCCACGGGATCGCGGTGGCCTCCGTGGCGCCGGGCTTCGTCGCCACCGAACGGGTCTCGGACCGGCTCGGCGGCGCGGAGGGCGAGCAGATCCGCGCCCAGAGCCCCTTCGGCAGGGTCGCGGCGCCGGAGGAGATCGCCGCCGCCGTGCTCTACCTGGCCTCGCCGGCGGCCGTCTGGAGCTCGGGCACGGTGCTCGACGTCAACGGGGCCTCGTACCTGCGCACATGA
- a CDS encoding NAD(P)/FAD-dependent oxidoreductase has translation MTEAVEYDVVVLGGGPAGENIVDRTRAAGLSTALVESELVGGECSYWACVPSKALLRPVLARADARRVPGLADSVRGPLDAEAVFAHRDYWTGHWKDDGQLDWLDSIGAHLYRGHGRLYGIRKVAVTSPEDVHHVLSARHAVVVATGTRAVIPDVPGLAGAGPWTSREATSARGVPGRLLIVGGSVVAAEMATAWQALGSQVTVLVRGSGLLPRMEPFAGELVTEALAEAGAVVRTGVSVEAVVRDGPTGPVTAVLAGGELLEGDELLVATGRAPRTEDIGLDTVGLTPGDWIGVDESCRVTGHDWLYAVGDVNHRALLTHQGKYQARIAGAAIAARAAGPGTPAPDTARWGAHAATADTEALTQAVFTDPEAAAVGLTLAEAQRAGHRVRAVDYDLGKVSGAGLYADGYRGRARMVVDLDREVLLGATFVGPGAAELLHAATVAVVGEVPIDRLWHAVPAFPTISEVWLRLLEAYRG, from the coding sequence ATGACCGAAGCCGTGGAGTACGACGTCGTGGTGCTCGGCGGGGGCCCGGCCGGCGAGAACATCGTCGACCGGACCCGCGCCGCCGGGCTGAGCACGGCCCTGGTGGAGAGCGAACTCGTCGGCGGGGAATGCTCGTACTGGGCCTGCGTGCCCAGCAAGGCCCTGCTGCGCCCGGTGCTCGCCCGCGCGGACGCCCGCCGGGTCCCCGGGCTGGCGGACTCCGTCCGGGGGCCGCTCGACGCCGAGGCGGTCTTCGCGCACCGCGACTACTGGACGGGCCACTGGAAGGACGACGGCCAGCTCGACTGGCTCGACTCCATCGGAGCCCACCTGTACCGGGGACACGGGCGGCTGTACGGCATCCGCAAGGTCGCCGTCACCAGCCCCGAGGACGTGCACCACGTCCTTTCCGCCCGGCACGCCGTGGTCGTCGCCACCGGCACCCGGGCCGTGATCCCGGACGTTCCCGGGCTCGCCGGGGCCGGGCCGTGGACCAGCCGCGAGGCCACCTCCGCCCGGGGGGTGCCCGGCCGGCTGCTGATCGTCGGCGGCTCCGTGGTGGCCGCGGAGATGGCCACCGCCTGGCAGGCCCTCGGTTCGCAGGTCACCGTCCTGGTACGGGGCTCCGGGCTGCTGCCGAGGATGGAGCCCTTCGCGGGGGAGCTGGTCACCGAGGCGCTGGCCGAGGCCGGCGCGGTGGTCCGTACCGGGGTGAGCGTGGAGGCGGTCGTACGGGACGGCCCGACCGGCCCGGTCACGGCGGTCCTGGCGGGCGGCGAGCTGCTGGAGGGCGACGAACTGCTGGTGGCGACCGGCCGCGCGCCCCGTACCGAGGACATCGGGCTGGACACGGTCGGGCTGACGCCCGGCGACTGGATCGGCGTGGACGAGAGCTGCCGGGTCACCGGCCACGACTGGCTGTACGCCGTCGGGGACGTCAACCACCGCGCGCTCCTCACCCACCAGGGCAAGTACCAGGCCCGCATCGCCGGCGCCGCCATCGCCGCCCGCGCGGCCGGCCCCGGGACCCCGGCCCCCGACACCGCCCGCTGGGGCGCGCACGCGGCCACCGCCGACACCGAGGCCCTGACGCAGGCCGTCTTCACCGACCCGGAGGCGGCGGCGGTCGGCCTCACCCTCGCCGAGGCGCAGCGGGCCGGCCACCGGGTCCGCGCCGTCGACTACGACCTCGGCAAGGTCTCCGGCGCGGGCCTGTACGCCGACGGTTACCGGGGCCGGGCCCGGATGGTCGTCGACCTCGACCGGGAGGTGCTCCTGGGCGCCACCTTCGTGGGACCGGGCGCCGCCGAGCTGCTGCACGCGGCGACCGTCGCCGTGGTGGGGGAGGTCCCGATCGACCGGCTGTGGCACGCGGTTCCGGCCTTCCCCACCATCAGCGAGGTCTGGCTGCGGCTCCTGGAGGCCTACCGGGGCTGA
- a CDS encoding amidase translates to MAAQARLGLREMAMALGEGRVTSRELTDGCLARIAASQSSLNAFRIVRTEAALAEADAADRRLAAGERLPLLGVPVAVKDDMDVAGEPTAFGCAGEFPPKPADSEAVRRLRAAGAVIVGKTQTPELGQWPFTEGHAFGATRNPWDPAHTPGGSSGGSAAAVAAGLVPAALGSDGAGSVRIPAAWTHLVGVKPQRGRISTWPEPEAFHGLTVNGVLARTVADAALLLDAASGPDPGDLHRPAPFSALGAALRPPGRLRIALSYGMAFTATAKSLDPVVRSAVERLAGRLEGLGHEVVPEDPRYGPIGLTFPPRATAGVRELAARVPDPALLDPRTHEAVRTGRLLGGAALRVSRRAEGALRRRVGELFGRFDVVLTPTTATPPLRIGALAGLGALATDRAMIAACPYAWTWNVLGWPAISVPAGFTPGGLPLGAQLLGPAEAEPRLLSLAAQLEAAEGWAAHRPPGFGGEPGAS, encoded by the coding sequence GTGGCGGCCCAGGCGCGGCTGGGGTTGCGGGAGATGGCCATGGCCCTGGGCGAAGGCCGTGTGACCTCACGGGAGTTGACTGACGGATGCCTCGCCCGGATCGCGGCCTCGCAGTCCTCGCTCAACGCCTTCCGGATCGTCCGGACCGAGGCCGCGCTCGCCGAGGCGGACGCGGCGGACCGGCGGCTGGCCGCCGGTGAGCGGCTGCCGCTGCTGGGCGTGCCGGTCGCCGTCAAGGACGACATGGACGTGGCCGGGGAGCCCACGGCCTTCGGCTGCGCCGGGGAGTTCCCGCCGAAGCCGGCCGACAGCGAGGCGGTACGCCGCCTGCGTGCGGCCGGCGCGGTGATCGTGGGCAAGACCCAGACGCCGGAGCTGGGCCAGTGGCCCTTCACCGAGGGGCACGCCTTCGGCGCGACCCGCAATCCGTGGGACCCGGCCCACACTCCGGGCGGCTCCTCCGGGGGCTCGGCCGCCGCCGTGGCCGCGGGGCTGGTGCCGGCGGCGCTGGGCTCCGACGGGGCGGGTTCGGTACGGATCCCCGCGGCCTGGACCCACCTGGTCGGGGTGAAGCCCCAGCGCGGGCGCATCTCCACCTGGCCGGAGCCGGAGGCCTTCCACGGGCTCACGGTCAACGGGGTGCTGGCCCGTACGGTCGCGGACGCGGCGCTGCTGCTGGACGCGGCGAGCGGGCCGGACCCGGGGGACCTGCACCGCCCGGCCCCGTTCTCGGCGCTCGGGGCGGCCCTGCGCCCGCCCGGCCGGCTGCGGATCGCCCTGTCGTACGGGATGGCCTTCACCGCGACGGCCAAGTCCCTCGACCCCGTGGTGCGTTCGGCGGTGGAGCGGCTGGCGGGGCGGCTGGAGGGGCTGGGGCACGAGGTGGTCCCGGAGGATCCGCGCTACGGCCCCATCGGCCTGACCTTCCCGCCCCGCGCGACCGCGGGCGTACGGGAGTTGGCCGCGCGGGTGCCGGACCCCGCCCTGCTGGACCCGCGTACCCACGAGGCGGTGCGCACGGGCCGGCTGCTGGGCGGGGCGGCGCTGCGGGTCTCCCGGCGGGCCGAGGGGGCGCTGCGGCGCCGGGTCGGGGAGCTGTTCGGCCGCTTCGACGTGGTGCTCACCCCGACGACGGCCACCCCGCCGCTGCGGATCGGGGCCCTGGCGGGGCTGGGGGCGCTGGCCACGGACCGGGCGATGATAGCGGCCTGCCCGTACGCCTGGACCTGGAACGTGCTCGGCTGGCCGGCCATCAGCGTCCCCGCGGGCTTCACCCCCGGCGGACTCCCGCTCGGGGCCCAGCTGCTGGGCCCGGCCGAGGCGGAGCCCCGGCTGCTGTCGCTGGCGGCGCAGCTGGAGGCGGCGGAGGGCTGGGCGGCGCACCGGCCGCCGGGG
- a CDS encoding GPP34 family phosphoprotein: protein MTITLAEEIMLLSLDDESGSAQQRQAASWAVAGGILLELVLAGRVSVDGKFLEMTDTAPTGDPLLDSRTALIEPWLLRGRGRRRVTAWLTKDQPKAVTATLESLCARGVVVEEKHKALGMFPIRRYPEADGAVERELRDRLRAVVLDGAEPDVRTASLIALVHSAKLHRLAFPDSPRKQVVARMEEVAAGQWAAEGIRTAIRDMQAAMLVVTVAAITACV from the coding sequence ATGACGATCACACTGGCCGAGGAGATCATGCTGCTGTCCCTGGACGACGAGTCCGGATCGGCGCAACAGCGGCAGGCGGCCAGCTGGGCGGTGGCAGGGGGCATCCTGCTCGAACTGGTCCTGGCCGGGCGGGTCTCCGTCGACGGCAAGTTCCTCGAAATGACGGACACGGCTCCCACCGGGGACCCGCTGCTCGACAGCCGCACGGCACTGATCGAGCCCTGGCTGCTGCGCGGGCGCGGCAGGCGCCGGGTGACGGCATGGCTGACGAAGGACCAGCCCAAGGCCGTCACGGCGACCCTCGAGAGCCTGTGTGCGCGGGGCGTGGTGGTGGAGGAGAAGCACAAGGCGCTCGGCATGTTCCCGATACGCCGGTACCCGGAGGCCGACGGCGCGGTCGAGCGCGAACTGCGCGACCGGCTCCGGGCCGTCGTACTGGACGGCGCGGAGCCGGACGTACGGACGGCGAGCCTCATCGCCCTGGTCCACTCCGCCAAGCTGCACCGCCTGGCCTTCCCCGACAGCCCGCGCAAGCAGGTCGTCGCGCGGATGGAGGAGGTCGCGGCCGGGCAGTGGGCGGCCGAGGGCATCCGCACCGCCATCCGCGACATGCAGGCGGCGATGCTGGTGGTCACCGTCGCCGCGATCACCGCCTGCGTCTAG
- a CDS encoding thiolase family protein, whose product MSIRTVRDVYVVDAVRTPIGKFGGALAGVRPDDLAAHVVRALVDRTPDLDPARIDDVVFGDANGAGEDNRDVARMAVLLAGLPVTVPGVTVNRLCGSGLEAVIQAARAIALGDASVAIAGGVESMTRAPWVVQKPERAFPAGHQQMWSTTLGWRMTNPRMPAEWTGSLGEGAELVAEKHGITREAQDAFALESHRKAAAAWSAGLYDDEVVPYPGADLTRDECIREGSTAEALARLKPAFRTDGSGTVTAANASPLNDGAAALLLTDEAGLAATGREPLARISASAVTGIEPQLFGLGPVDAVQRALAKAGRTFADLTTFELNEAFAAQALGCLAAWPELDPAVVNPRGGAIAIGHPLGASGARLAGSVAHQLAAAGSGTGMAALCIGVGQGIALVLER is encoded by the coding sequence ATGAGCATCCGCACCGTCCGCGACGTCTACGTCGTCGACGCCGTCCGCACCCCGATCGGCAAGTTCGGCGGGGCACTGGCCGGGGTCCGGCCCGACGACCTCGCGGCGCACGTCGTGCGCGCGCTGGTGGACCGTACGCCCGACCTCGACCCGGCCCGCATCGACGACGTCGTCTTCGGCGACGCCAACGGCGCGGGCGAGGACAACCGCGACGTCGCGCGGATGGCGGTGCTCCTCGCCGGGCTTCCGGTGACGGTACCCGGCGTGACCGTCAACCGGCTCTGCGGATCCGGCCTCGAAGCCGTGATCCAGGCGGCCCGTGCCATCGCGCTCGGCGACGCCTCGGTCGCCATCGCCGGCGGGGTCGAGTCGATGACCCGCGCCCCCTGGGTGGTGCAGAAGCCCGAACGCGCCTTCCCCGCCGGGCACCAGCAGATGTGGTCCACCACCCTCGGCTGGCGGATGACCAACCCCCGGATGCCCGCCGAGTGGACCGGCTCCCTCGGCGAAGGCGCCGAACTCGTCGCCGAGAAGCACGGCATCACCCGCGAGGCACAGGACGCCTTCGCCCTGGAGAGCCACCGCAAGGCCGCCGCCGCCTGGTCCGCCGGGCTGTACGACGACGAGGTCGTCCCCTACCCCGGAGCGGACCTGACGCGCGACGAGTGCATCCGGGAGGGCTCCACCGCCGAGGCGCTCGCCCGGCTCAAGCCGGCCTTCCGGACGGACGGTTCGGGTACGGTCACGGCCGCCAACGCCTCCCCCCTCAACGACGGCGCCGCCGCCCTGCTGCTCACCGACGAGGCGGGGCTGGCCGCCACGGGCCGCGAGCCGCTCGCCCGGATCAGCGCCTCCGCCGTCACCGGCATCGAGCCGCAGCTCTTCGGCCTCGGCCCGGTCGACGCCGTGCAGCGGGCCCTCGCCAAGGCGGGGCGCACCTTCGCCGACCTGACCACCTTCGAGCTCAACGAGGCCTTCGCCGCTCAGGCGTTGGGCTGTCTCGCCGCCTGGCCGGAACTGGACCCGGCCGTGGTCAACCCGCGCGGCGGCGCCATCGCCATCGGCCATCCCCTCGGCGCCTCGGGCGCACGGCTGGCGGGTTCGGTCGCGCACCAGCTGGCGGCGGCCGGTTCGGGTACCGGCATGGCGGCGCTGTGCATCGGGGTCGGCCAGGGCATCGCGCTGGTCCTGGAGCGCTGA
- a CDS encoding LacI family DNA-binding transcriptional regulator: MSHSSNPPGRRTPATPPTPPPAPPAPAATSADVARLAGVSRATVSYVLNNAEAVRISEPTRRRVREAAEELGYVPHAAARSLRAGHTRIVLLPTSHVPVGPLYSTFLNELQWALRRLDYTVVQYGSLGLTGDEATRAWAELRPVAVISLGEIALSPHNIATLKRAGARAVITLGPVGVAGAHALVMDQAEVGARAAEHLVERGRRRIGVVVPQEAGLELFSAPRLAGAGSVPGAEVRALPMAYTEESAAALAARWRSLGLDAVFAYNDEYAMLLMRALEDAGLRIPEDVAVMGADDLLIGRLLRPRLSTVRIEMPTGDWLAGLVDAAVRVPSEITERYDLMAAVAVDREST; this comes from the coding sequence ATGTCTCACTCATCGAACCCGCCGGGCCGGCGGACGCCGGCCACCCCGCCGACACCTCCTCCCGCGCCACCGGCGCCCGCGGCGACCAGCGCCGACGTCGCCCGCCTCGCGGGCGTCTCGCGCGCGACGGTCTCGTACGTCCTGAACAACGCCGAAGCCGTGCGCATCAGCGAGCCGACGCGGCGCAGGGTCCGCGAGGCCGCCGAGGAACTGGGCTACGTACCGCACGCCGCCGCCCGCAGCCTGCGCGCCGGCCACACCCGCATCGTGCTGCTGCCCACCTCGCACGTGCCGGTCGGGCCGCTCTACAGCACCTTCCTCAACGAACTCCAGTGGGCCCTGCGCCGCCTGGACTACACGGTGGTCCAGTACGGCAGCCTCGGCCTCACCGGGGACGAGGCCACCCGGGCCTGGGCCGAGCTGCGGCCGGTGGCGGTGATCTCCCTGGGGGAGATCGCCCTGTCCCCGCACAACATCGCCACCCTCAAACGGGCCGGTGCGCGCGCGGTGATCACGCTGGGGCCGGTCGGGGTGGCGGGTGCGCACGCCCTGGTGATGGACCAGGCGGAGGTCGGGGCGCGGGCCGCCGAGCACCTCGTGGAGCGCGGCCGGCGCCGGATCGGCGTGGTCGTCCCGCAGGAGGCGGGGCTGGAGCTGTTCTCGGCGCCCCGGCTGGCGGGGGCCGGGTCGGTGCCGGGCGCGGAGGTCCGGGCGCTGCCGATGGCCTACACCGAGGAGTCGGCGGCCGCGCTGGCCGCGCGGTGGCGGTCGCTGGGACTGGACGCGGTGTTCGCGTACAACGACGAGTACGCGATGCTGCTGATGCGGGCCCTCGAGGACGCGGGCCTGCGGATCCCCGAGGACGTGGCCGTGATGGGCGCCGACGACCTGCTCATCGGGCGGCTGCTGCGGCCGAGGCTGAGCACGGTGCGGATCGAGATGCCGACGGGGGACTGGCTGGCGGGGCTGGTGGATGCGGCCGTGCGGGTTCCTTCGGAGATTACGGAGCGGTACGACCTGATGGCCGCGGTGGCGGTCGACCGGGAGTCGACCTGA
- a CDS encoding aldehyde dehydrogenase family protein: protein MPLLDPTLWQDGPTLTGGTAPVLEPATGRTLATLDLAAPADVAESAVRAQAAQRDWAGTTHLERAAVLRRAGDLFAAHAPELREWLVRESGSVPGKADFELHVAAQECYEAAALASRPAGQVLQSEAPRLSFTRRVPAGLVGVIAPFNAPLILSIRSVAPALALGNAVLLKPDPRTAVSGGLALAAVFAAAGLPAGLLHVLPGGAGTGAAVVADPRVRVISFTGSTAAGRAVGELAGRHLKRAHLELGGNSALVVLADADVEAAVAQASWGSFFHQGQICMTAGRHLVHASLYDEYVERLAARAEALAVGDPHRERVHLGPLLDRTQLERVHGLVEASVEQGAKLVAGGTHQGLFYRPTVLAGVADDTPAYAEEVFGPVAPVRSFATEDEAVELASAGPYGLSLGIVTGDAAHGLELARRIPTGIAHVNDQTVNDEAVAPFGGVGVSGTGARFGGEANLDAFTELRWTTARTTPPGHPF from the coding sequence ATGCCGCTGCTCGACCCGACACTCTGGCAGGACGGACCCACACTCACCGGCGGTACGGCCCCGGTCCTCGAACCCGCGACCGGTCGCACCCTCGCCACCCTCGACCTCGCCGCCCCCGCCGACGTCGCGGAGTCCGCCGTACGGGCCCAGGCCGCGCAGCGCGACTGGGCCGGGACCACCCACCTGGAGCGGGCGGCCGTGCTGCGCCGCGCCGGGGACCTGTTCGCGGCCCACGCGCCCGAGCTGCGGGAGTGGCTGGTCCGGGAGTCGGGGTCCGTCCCCGGCAAGGCGGACTTCGAACTGCACGTGGCCGCCCAGGAGTGCTACGAGGCCGCCGCGCTGGCCTCGCGCCCGGCCGGGCAGGTGCTGCAGAGCGAGGCGCCCCGGCTCTCCTTCACCCGCCGCGTACCGGCCGGGCTGGTCGGGGTGATCGCCCCGTTCAACGCCCCGCTGATCCTCTCGATCCGCTCCGTGGCCCCCGCCCTCGCGCTCGGCAACGCGGTCCTGCTCAAGCCGGACCCCCGCACCGCCGTCAGCGGCGGCCTCGCCCTGGCCGCCGTGTTCGCCGCCGCCGGACTCCCGGCCGGGCTGCTGCACGTACTGCCCGGCGGGGCCGGGACGGGCGCCGCGGTGGTCGCCGACCCGCGGGTACGCGTGATCTCCTTCACCGGGTCCACCGCCGCCGGCCGGGCCGTGGGGGAGCTGGCGGGCCGTCACCTCAAGCGCGCGCACCTGGAGTTGGGCGGGAACTCCGCGCTCGTCGTGCTCGCCGACGCCGACGTCGAGGCGGCCGTCGCACAGGCCTCCTGGGGTTCCTTCTTCCACCAGGGCCAGATCTGCATGACGGCCGGACGCCACCTCGTCCACGCCTCGCTGTACGACGAGTACGTGGAGCGGCTCGCGGCCCGCGCGGAGGCCCTCGCCGTCGGCGACCCGCACCGCGAGCGGGTCCACCTGGGCCCGCTGCTCGACCGGACCCAGCTGGAGCGGGTGCACGGCCTGGTCGAGGCCAGCGTCGAGCAGGGCGCCAAACTCGTCGCGGGCGGCACCCACCAGGGCCTCTTCTACCGGCCGACCGTGCTGGCGGGCGTGGCCGACGACACGCCCGCCTACGCGGAGGAGGTCTTCGGCCCCGTGGCGCCCGTACGGTCCTTCGCGACGGAGGACGAGGCGGTGGAGCTGGCCTCGGCGGGCCCGTACGGGCTGTCCCTGGGCATCGTCACCGGTGACGCGGCCCACGGCCTGGAGCTGGCGCGGCGCATCCCGACCGGGATCGCGCACGTCAACGACCAGACCGTGAACGACGAGGCGGTGGCCCCCTTCGGCGGGGTCGGGGTCTCCGGTACGGGCGCCCGGTTCGGCGGCGAGGCCAACCTCGACGCCTTCACCGAACTGCGCTGGACCACCGCCCGCACCACCCCGCCGGGCCACCCGTTCTAG
- a CDS encoding co-chaperone YbbN codes for MATVELTKENFDRTVGENPFVLIDFWAGWCRPCLQFAPVYEKAAEANPDLVFAKVDTEAQQELAAAFQITSIPTLMIVRDQVAIFAQPGALPEPALADLIGQARALDMDEVRAKIAADQQDQQQEQQQ; via the coding sequence GTGGCTACAGTCGAGCTCACCAAGGAGAACTTCGACCGGACGGTCGGCGAGAACCCGTTCGTACTGATCGACTTCTGGGCGGGCTGGTGCCGCCCGTGCCTTCAGTTCGCCCCCGTCTACGAGAAGGCCGCGGAGGCCAATCCCGACCTGGTCTTCGCCAAGGTGGACACCGAGGCCCAGCAGGAGCTGGCCGCGGCCTTCCAGATCACCTCGATCCCGACGCTGATGATCGTCCGGGACCAGGTGGCGATCTTCGCGCAGCCCGGGGCCCTGCCGGAGCCGGCGCTCGCCGACCTCATCGGGCAGGCCCGCGCCCTCGACATGGACGAGGTCCGGGCGAAGATCGCCGCCGACCAGCAGGACCAGCAGCAGGAGCAGCAGCAGTAG